From the genome of Denticeps clupeoides chromosome 4, fDenClu1.1, whole genome shotgun sequence, one region includes:
- the ccr12a gene encoding chemokine (C-C motif) receptor 12a, producing MEYGNDDYLDLLDFLNSTEQSPEGYESEPVFLCDKKRVVHFGGQIIPAFYFTNFILSMMGNGLVLYIIYKYEKLCTVTNIFLLNLVIADLLFACSLPFNAIYHNSEWIFGRFLCKVVGSLFSVGFHSSILFLTLMTFDRYLAVVHAVSAARNRRSLYAVASSVSVWAVSLLSGIKDIVLHDVRDDPQYGLLCENFGYSQKTLNKWKLFSYYQQFLMFFVLPLALVLYCYTRITIRIMYTRMKQKCRAVKLIFVIVLTFFICWTPYNIVIVLQAMEVSVTHRCPSDALDYAQFITRNLAFLYCCISPVFYTFLGKKFQNHFRKMLATYIPCLKVTLLVSQSSRTTSFKTPDT from the exons ATGGAATATGG GAATGACGATTACTTGGACCTGCTGGATTTTTTAAACTCAACTGAACAGTCCCCAGAGGGATATGAATCTGAaccagtgtttttgtgtgacaAAAAAAGGGTTGTGCACTTTGGTGGCCAAATCATACCAGCTTTCTACTTCACCAACTTTATTCTCAGCATGATGGGAAACGGATTGGTGCTCTACATCATCTACAAGTATGAGAAGCTCTGCACAGTCACCAACATCTTTTTGCTCAACCTGGTCATCGCTGATCTGCTGTTCGCCTGCAGTTTGCCCTTCAACGCCATCTACCACAACTCCGAATGGATCTTCGGCAGGTTTCTTTGCAAAGTGGTGGGCAGCCTGTTTTCTGTGGGCTTCCACAGCTCCATCCTGTTCCTCACGCTCATGACCTTTGACCGCTACCTGGCCGTAGTCCATGCCGTCTCAGCTGCCAGGAACAGGAGGAGTCTGTACGCCGTAGCCTCATCAGTATCTGTGTGGGCCGTAAGTCTGTTGTCCGGCATTAAAGACATTGTTCTCCATGATGTACGAGACGACCCCCAGTACGGACTGTTGTGTGAGAACTTCGGCTACAGCCAGAAGACCCTTAACAAATGGAAGCTGTTCAGCTACTATCAGCAATTCTTGATGTTCTTCGTTTTGCCCCTGGCCCTGGTGCTCTACTGCTACACACGGATCACCATCAGGATCATGTACACTCGGATGAAGCAGAAGTGCCGCGCAGTGAAGCTTATTTTCGTGATCGTGTTGACCTTCTTCATCTGCTGGACCCCGTACAACATAGTGATTGTCCTGCAAGCAATGGAAGTCTCGGTCACGCACAGATGTCCGTCAGATGCACTGGACTATGCCCAATTCATCACCCGCAACCTGGCCTTCCTCTACTGTTGCATCAGTCCCGTCTTCTACACCTTCCTGGGCAAGAAGTTTCAGAACCACTTCAGGAAAATGCTGGCCACGTACATCCCTTGCCTGAAAGTTACCCTCCTCGTCAGCCAAAGCAGCAGAACAACGTCGTTCAAGACCCCAGACACATAA